In Panicum virgatum strain AP13 chromosome 4N, P.virgatum_v5, whole genome shotgun sequence, a single window of DNA contains:
- the LOC120669189 gene encoding uncharacterized protein LOC120669189: MGIGLDKLRHSKSPFHGIAPGKRVQPLGQIDLPICFGTAANFRKEVLTFEVMKMLGPKGVITVGSSFEHAYECNIECVEHAEALALDEALATQLQGMAEEAMDSKQRYAGNFESAEDTKDVPLDPKTPNDKALKISATLDSK; the protein is encoded by the exons atggggatcggattggacaAGCTCCGCCATAGCAAGTCGCCGTTCCACGGCATTgcaccggggaagcgagtccaacccctcggccaaaTCGACCTGCCCATCTGCTTCGGCACAgcggccaacttccgcaaggaagtgctcaccttcgaggtg atgaagatgctGGGACCAAAAGGTGTCATCACCGTTGGCTCctcgttcgagcatgcctatGAGTGCAACATCGAGTGCGTCGAGCACGCCGAGGCACTGGCGCTCGATGAGGCCCTCGCCACGCAGCTACAAGGAATGGCCGAGGAGGCCATGGACTCCAAGCAGCGGTACGCGGGCAACTTCGAGTCCGCTGAGGATACCAAGGACGTACCCCTTGACCCAAAGACCCCCAACGACAAGGCGCTGAAGATCAGCGCTACCCttgacagcaaatag